DNA from Aphis gossypii isolate Hap1 chromosome 3, ASM2018417v2, whole genome shotgun sequence:
GGTATTTAAATAGAGATCCATTACTAACTACAGAACATATTGTAAGGAATAAACGTTATGATGGATGGAGTCATAAAGATGTGATGAAACTAATTCATCTTCATTCTGACGAACCatgtaatttagttaaaaataattattatgtaagtttttaattattgatgattcaaataaattttaggcCGTATcatgtacattatttacacTTTGAATGGTAttgaaaaagttgaaaaattatttggatCTCAAATGAAAGATGTCAATGTTGAAGATAGTGatgaaacatttgaaaataagcaaatgaaatttatttacaactttTTATATCAAGTAGAAGGTATAAAAGAAATGGATGATTGTTCATTACGGTatgaaattcaattaaatagatGGGGTCATGAACCTGAAGTTATACCACGAGAAATGCTAAGAAATCCAACTGTAAGTTAAATAATCTTAGTTAAtactaataacttttattttaatgtaaatcaatattgattttagattataacTTCACTTGTTATGAATTTGCCATTGAAGACCATTTTGgataacacattattttttgctaAAAACAGATTATTTTCCAATAAGTCATCTTCAGTAGGGCTTTGGGAATATATTTTACGCTTCAACAAtacaactttattaaaaaaatcacaaatacaTCCAATTGAACcatatttacaatatgttaaatatactaGAACAGCCATGTAAgtaacaattttcttttataaaataatttaaaatgtatttaaaacataataatttcagaaatatcttaaaattgcaaaataatattatgaaaaaagaaCAAAACCCTGAAActgaaataattgataaaaagttaaaagtatcAATAGAGTTAGGAAAAAAAACAGACAAAAAAGAAGTAATTATCCAACCAACTGTAGAAAATGATGATGAGTTATTTAGTGAAGAAACACTAACTCAAAATcagaataatcaaaaatatgattCAGCTTCAAgttctaaaaatacaaataatcataaatctgcaattaatttaaaaaatataaaaaatgttaaagttcaattaaaacatgatcaaaaatcattaactgAAACTCCTGGAACATCATATGAAGTAAATCAGAAAGAACAAGTCCAATTAGCTGACACTATCCATCAATTATCAACTTTAGATATCAACAGTCAACAAATTAATCCTGGATCAACAGAAGAAACAATAGAGGATGTGATTCAGTCACAAGATAATGAAGTCAACCAAAATCAAAAGAATGTTATGTTCTTAATAAAACCTCTTCCAAAAATAGTAGACAAGTTATCAACATTTCTATCTGaagatcttttaaaaaaaacttgcgaagtatttatttaaaattatttaactctagaaattggatatttattattttaatattattttttcagctCTTAGATCCTTTAGGTCTTCATATAATGATAGTATATGACAGTCGATTATGTATGAAGgaaaaaatgtgtacatatTCACGAATGCTCTATGTACATGAAgctattacattaattacactttcattaatttatccagaaaaattagaaaataaaccaagtatttttggtttaaattCAACTTCAGCTACATCTAAGGAGattgaaattgattataaCCAACCTTTGACTTATGCCTATTTAGAATCCATATTGTTtaaggtaattttttattttaacatatgttttaaaactaattcttctttattaatttaaataatttttttagacacCTGATGATGGTTCAGATTCAGTAGATACTGATAAAAAAGTTATCCCTCAAGTTTATCCTCAACTTACATTTAAGTGggctaaacaaaataataaaaaatttgatatatttgtgtttatgGGAACTAACAAAATGAATTTGagactttttaaaaagaatataaaaggatatcaaacacattttaataacccAGTAAAGtatgtattacttttattttgaagcataatattattaacttatttatttaatttgtttatcaaGAGGATGCTACACATTTGCTGTTTAAGTTGCTTAATACaagcaattttaatattatttgaaatttaacatatatttatttacacaaaataacttacaagtggtcttacattaatattgtaaatatttaaaaataatatagaaaaaaaactaaaaaacagttttactTGAGAAAAAACTGATAGATAGGGCCTAATCATAGATCTGCTAAACCATTGAATGGGTATCCgctctattatattattgaatgtgttaactttaaattcaattataagttattgtataaaataaaaaacaattccaAGTGAAGATGatttaacttattagttattatttattttaaatagcatgaaaaattttaattttgatcttCTAAAAGTAACTATTAggtttaattttctattaaaaattaaaaatctcacTCAAATTTGATGATCAAAACTTTTATTCTTTTAGAAAATGTCTTtcttcaaacataaaaataaaagtaaaaacatattatagaatcgatacattttataaaaccaaattgTCACTtcatttaaagaatataacttaccagttttattttagaatattattttaatttttttatgtcattatgtccaaaaaatatctaaataattaataaaggattttaaaaaatatattttttataaattatttttaagtctgtgattttatcaaaaaaatttaattattgaacgaTTAAAGTTCTTCTATTTTaagatgaaaatgtatttttcttaaccttaattagtattacattttagtctAACATAtgcaagttttaaataaaaacaagaatttatatagtataatataatattcaataatagaatataaataatataatttacttgaaTTTAGAAAGGTACATGGACAATAAAGTGGTTATATTTATGAGAAacgtatttgaataattttacattttcaaaaatgtgatATTATGCAAGATCTAACATGGATCTATTAGGATACTAGACTGAGTGGTTCTTAcccatacaaataattattatcaaacaatttgTGGACTTGTGGCATCCTCTTTAggattatatttactttatttttttagtattaaacttGAAATTGGTTTACAACCTGTctctgattattattttctaatactgTCACcatagttaaaaacaatagcttaaaaaatagatttatttaacaatggcTGTATCATAaatgtactataaatataattcaccgATActgtcatttataatttattattttaatttggattCAACTCATAATGGTACTAAAAAAGAGTAGATGCTTATTTCTTACACTACTAGTTAGCTAAATccaaattaaaacaatgagCAAATgatgtatgattttattgatattccCTAACTacaatatctttataataatctatatcaataataaatcctataatgacaattatatactattaattttaattattttggtttgAGTTTAAcacactattttaaaattctttaaatttgtggtaaacagttttttttaattcttttaagatatattatgttaacactAATTGGTGACAAATGCCGTGttagtaaaagaaaaaagaaaattgttcatagatcaattaataataaataaatcaataactgttcttattataataattaattaatttaacataatttatatttttttagagttataatattatgtctaaatGGAAAGCATCATGAACAAATAAATCTCGGTCGaggaaatacattatttattattggctttgataaaaatgtcgGTAAACTAATTAACTCCTTTATAAAGGGAGATTTCTAAAACtgctacttttaaaaattaaaatacattgttgttttaagatttaaatgtttttgataagTATCTTTTCATATTAacttcttatatttattttatatttttttttttattttgttacttattacttgttatataatgtaagAATACATACTACTAAAAACActagattaaatatatatttctatatttatctaatcttattttataaaattactaataaaaaaaaaataatgaatattttatatgtacctaacaTGAGCTTTGAATTTACAtcaacgtttttaaaatagataatgtcttttattaaaattgtaaaaattatattatactgatagtTGTAATgttatcttttaattaaatataagtactacaatataaaatcttttaaaaaaaataaacaatataattattataaatattttttttattattgtagaattttaattatttttaaggttaAGTTTATTTCCATGTaggaaattataattgttacagtgattattatataatttttaagattattatttattataaatcaaatgtaCAAAACCaagaatacattttcaataaaatgttggtcattatttgttaaatttggtCAAGCtaaaaggtaattattatgtatttaataattatttgatatttgaggtttcaatagaaattatattaattcaataactaAACCCTAACCCccatatttaaagttattttaaaataagatatttatatattggttTACTATGAcgtatatcttttttttttctggtcaAAAATTTAGTTTCTGATAAGAAATTGGACCTAGTTAGAAGGTAGTTTTGGTAGTTAATACACAAACCTAGCTTTTGACaagaatgattttattttattgtatttattttgagacTCCAAAATTATCCACAGACTTGAATTTTTCatcatatgtttttattctaaCATTTTCTAGAcatgattttgatattttatctttccatttgctatttatagatttttaaaaagttcaacattatagtttttttttcaaatttatgtataagtatatattttgggttggtaaaaaatctttaaagttttatacaatgttactaaaaaatattgagttttCTTTAcaaggtttaaaaaaaaaattagctatAAACACACATATTCAGTTTTTATgaccttaaaattaaatttaaagtacttaatattacaatatccaatacatcaaaaaaaaacggataagataattaaagatatttgttgtttctaattataatattttgtaaaaattcaaaaagtatttattgaaatatttgaaacattccactgttgataaaataattatttacctgctattttcaattaaaattttaaaaatatttaaaccaattttaagttatttattagatattgaaatattcgaggtttttttttattcataacaatatgtatacctagtagataaatcaaaaaacaaatagcTTATAAAAGATCTATTATTCATAAAGACAATTATTAtcgaaaatacataatataaacagttacctatatttttatcattttatgcatttgaaattttaattttaattaaaaattaatcatttttttaaccaaatcTTGAACTcttgaacatttaaataaactagatTAGGTTCATAAACTGTTCTTATCAGAAAAAATGcaatctaaaaatatcaaaaatacattttatatattataatttaaaactcaaattttgataaaattgggtagatattaaaaaaaaaacaattttggttATCTTGttgtgtcaaaaaaaaaattatttcgatggacttgaaacttttttgatgtttcgtatattatgtcatatttattaaaaactatgaaattttcaaattatttagattaattttaaatctatttttaccaCAAACTTGTAGCAAAATGTTTACACTTTGACAATGtattaccatttttattatgattatgataataaatataaataatattttatattagatttattactttttgttaaaaatgcgatgtttttggcaaaaatgatcataaacataaatataataggctGCACCTACCATGTTTGTGTTACCGACACACAGTAAAACCTCTAAATATATTGCACAAATATCGTTTGTTGAAATGTTTTCAGCTTTCACCTGTTTAAAGGTGCACGCTATGTTAAGGGGTGAATTTGTTGTTAAACCACTTAAACgtcttatattagttatatttagaGGTATAATCTGATAGTCGAAGTTTTTCTGTATCAagagaatataaattactaattaggtagtcataaataataaaaataacagaaaaataatataacgaaaaaATGGTATGATTTAATTCTATGTAGGTATAGGTTAATAGGATAagctaattatttttggtatgcaataatatattaaattcagaatTTAAGAGATTTAATACATGCATATACATTACAATGATCTTAAGTACTAAACAACGAAATATGCTGgataactacaataatataattcaagttTCAACTAAGCTAATTCTCTATTTTTTGTTAAGAAATTTATGCGATTATGCAGGATCATAATGTAGTCACataaggtatattttttatacataataaaattatattaatattatacaaaatatttattgtttattctcTGAATTGACTTTATTGTGTCTACTTAATAGTCAGCATTCACGAATCAcgatttagaattttatttaacataatattttatataatgtaatattatgtataatattcattaattactaTGTAGTATGTTGTACTCGTAAGTTGTAGTCACTTGAaagtttataagttaaaactcGAAGCTGTTACAGTGTGACCGtttacgataataatagtttgttgTCTAatcatgtttttcttttttcatatttttagtttttactatcaaaatcaaattatcaatACAATCACCACAACACGATTGagattttagatattaaaattttaatataaaaaaattgctaaCGTTTagcgaatataaaatataaatataaaataa
Protein-coding regions in this window:
- the LOC114121524 gene encoding uncharacterized protein LOC114121524; translation: MPAYSLIELKLRRYFYLGHEYCIYVPPAIRTSFWVPKHHDDVTGVRIIGKIVKKNKTEEINSIVPIILKIKKEDKLLDDRLLIFALAVCAKFNLEPCKKMVTDAYAAVSTICTDGLKLLMFVRFCTKANNILFDQGFITSTSNSHGRGFCKAMTKWYLNRDPLLTTEHIVRNKRYDGWSHKDVMKLIHLHSDEPCRIMYIIYTLNGIEKVEKLFGSQMKDVNVEDSDETFENKQMKFIYNFLYQVEGIKEMDDCSLRYEIQLNRWGHEPEVIPREMLRNPTIITSLVMNLPLKTILDNTLFFAKNRLFSNKSSSVGLWEYILRFNNTTLLKKSQIHPIEPYLQYVKYTRTAINILKLQNNIMKKEQNPETEIIDKKLKVSIELGKKTDKKEVIIQPTVENDDELFSEETLTQNQNNQKYDSASSSKNTNNHKSAINLKNIKNVKVQLKHDQKSLTETPGTSYEVNQKEQVQLADTIHQLSTLDINSQQINPGSTEETIEDVIQSQDNEVNQNQKNVMFLIKPLPKIVDKLSTFLSEDLLKKTCELLDPLGLHIMIVYDSRLCMKEKMCTYSRMLYVHEAITLITLSLIYPEKLENKPSIFGLNSTSATSKEIEIDYNQPLTYAYLESILFKTPDDGSDSVDTDKKVIPQVYPQLTFKWAKQNNKKFDIFVFMGTNKMNLRLFKKNIKGYQTHFNNPVKVIILCLNGKHHEQINLGRGNTLFIIGFDKNVGKLINSFIKGDF